The Brevibacillus brevis genome contains a region encoding:
- a CDS encoding glycosyltransferase, with product MNILVLTPDTDIDRRITLQANSLVKHGFKVTIIGVPFSGDNFLSGTIDPNIAIKRIDLQNIEYHSKIVKFYRGIHKKIMSFAYKRNDFINQYANKNMVAIEENTSYKLVRKSKNKMVSINTRLLNWITTKCIALVQKMVNVFYNLVLKFFRTFNINFFPLFDKAFYNAGIQEEFDLVVANDLPALKAGYMLAKERNVPLIYDAHENYTEQCTLPKKYALLLEEIEAQILPEVDFWIVPNELLGEQIIEKCQKKYNVTVKEPLVIQNAVKHWEEYLNYQHSDLFREKLGIGREKKILLFQGGFLGKRNLENLVKAMKYVKNENVVLVMLGFGTYVEVLKSIARKLNVESKVYFMEAVSQDELLKYTCSADVGIIPYPAVDKNTYYCSPNKLYEFIQARLPILANDLPFLRKVIIGEEIGIVQDFSNPKFIANAIDLFFEDESKLQHFKEKLNDAARRINWEVEEQKLTGEYLTMRKTEKVLEKVFV from the coding sequence TTGAATATATTAGTTTTAACTCCTGATACAGATATTGATCGAAGAATAACATTGCAGGCGAACTCCCTGGTGAAACATGGGTTTAAAGTAACAATTATAGGCGTGCCTTTCTCTGGTGACAATTTCTTATCGGGAACGATTGACCCTAATATTGCGATTAAAAGAATTGATCTTCAAAACATTGAATACCACTCAAAAATCGTAAAATTTTACAGAGGTATTCATAAAAAAATTATGAGTTTTGCTTATAAAAGAAACGATTTTATTAACCAATATGCAAATAAAAACATGGTAGCCATTGAAGAGAACACTTCTTATAAACTTGTTCGGAAGTCTAAAAATAAGATGGTTTCTATTAATACTAGGTTGTTAAATTGGATAACGACCAAATGTATAGCACTGGTGCAAAAAATGGTAAATGTTTTTTATAACCTGGTTTTAAAGTTCTTTCGTACATTTAACATTAACTTTTTTCCGTTATTTGATAAGGCCTTCTATAATGCGGGTATTCAAGAAGAGTTTGATCTAGTTGTGGCTAACGACTTACCAGCATTAAAGGCAGGATATATGCTTGCAAAAGAAAGAAACGTCCCTTTAATTTATGATGCACATGAAAATTATACGGAACAATGCACGCTTCCCAAAAAATATGCTCTGTTATTGGAAGAAATAGAAGCGCAAATCTTACCTGAAGTTGATTTCTGGATAGTGCCAAATGAATTACTAGGTGAACAAATTATAGAGAAGTGCCAGAAGAAGTACAATGTGACAGTAAAAGAACCATTGGTTATTCAAAACGCCGTGAAACATTGGGAAGAGTATCTTAACTACCAGCATTCTGATTTATTTAGAGAAAAGTTAGGAATTGGGCGAGAGAAGAAGATTTTATTGTTTCAAGGTGGCTTTTTGGGCAAGAGAAACCTTGAAAACCTTGTGAAGGCAATGAAGTACGTAAAAAATGAGAATGTTGTTTTAGTTATGCTCGGGTTCGGTACTTATGTAGAAGTCCTAAAAAGCATTGCTAGAAAGTTAAATGTCGAGAGTAAAGTTTATTTTATGGAAGCTGTTTCTCAAGATGAACTACTGAAGTACACTTGTTCGGCAGATGTAGGGATTATCCCGTACCCTGCAGTGGATAAAAACACATATTACTGTTCCCCAAATAAATTATATGAATTTATACAAGCGCGTTTACCGATTTTAGCCAATGATCTACCTTTTTTACGAAAAGTAATCATTGGAGAAGAGATTGGTATTGTTCAAGACTTTTCTAATCCTAAATTCATTGCAAATGCAATAGATTTGTTTTTTGAGGATGAGAGTAAGTTGCAGCATTTTAAAGAAAAATTAAATGATGCAGCGAGAAGAATCAATTGGGAAGTAGAGGAACAAAAGTTAACTGGTGAGTATTTAACGATGAGAAAAACTGAAAAAGTACTAGAGAAGGTATTCGTTTAA